A window of Panicum virgatum strain AP13 chromosome 8K, P.virgatum_v5, whole genome shotgun sequence contains these coding sequences:
- the LOC120646462 gene encoding clathrin coat assembly protein AP180-like: protein MASREPLPPPPSSSFPPLPYSTALARSSASFAPQPPPPVFSTAAGTSAPPPRSSAPPASSALQATSSTAAAATAQAAARHSAERDAALQAAAAAAVEAAAAQAGARSSLLPSHASAGWSTAPLRSLDSLHSLWTGSGWAALCLGAERGPFGSMYTVGPSSSPPFIAVGDPPATDPPLTATAPLPATSDSAGNGGQVFHELPAGAALAAALRAAKTEAAAAQERARAAALVWEQ, encoded by the coding sequence atgGCTAGCAGGGagccactgccgccgcctccctcttcctctttccctcccctcccctactCCACGGCCCTCGCCCGGTCCTCTGCTTCCTTcgcaccgcagccgccgccgccggtcttctCCACTGCGGCcggcacctccgcgccgccgccccgctcctccgcgccgccagccTCGTCTGCGCTAcaggccacctcctccacggctgccgccgccaccgcccaggCGGCCGCGCGCCACTCGGCAGAGCGCGATGCGGCCCTCcaagccgccgctgctgccgccgtcgagGCTGCTGCCGCCCAGGCTGGTGCTCGGAGCTCCCTGCTCCCATCCCACGCCAGCGCAGGGTGGAGCACGGCTCCCCTGCGCTCGCTGGACTCGCTACATAGCCTCTGGACTGGGTCGGGCTGGGCCGCCTTGTGCCTGGGCGCAGAAAGGGGCCCCTTTGGCTCTATGTACACTGTCGGGCCGTCTTCGTCTCCGCCCTTCATCGCCGTCGGGGACCCTCCGGCCACCGATCCGCCGCTGACTGCCACCGCCCCTCTACCGGCCACCTCAGACTCTGCGGGGAACGGGGGTCAGGTCTTCCACGAGCTCCCCGCCGGTGCTGCACTGGCTGCCGCCCTTCGTGCAGCCAAGACTGAGGCCGCGGCAGCTCAGGAGCGTGCCCGCGCGGCTGCTCTTGTGTGGGAGCAGTGA
- the LOC120646089 gene encoding polycomb group protein EMF2B-like, whose amino-acid sequence MESGSPEDARAGSEDDYVQGENGTSVANASIDPAQSLHGSNLSLPTVLQFGKTRKLSERADPRNRQLLQKRQFFHSHRAQPMELDQVFSDRDSEDEVDNDIADFEDRRMLDDFVDVTKDEKLIMHMWNSFVRKQRALADGHVPWACEAFSQFHGRRLVQNPALLWGWRFFMIKL is encoded by the exons ATGGAATCAGGGTCACCTGAAGATGCCCGGGCAGGATCTGAGGATGACTATGTGCAAGGGGAGAATG GGACTTCTGTAGCAAATGCTTCAATTGATCCTGCCCAATCTTTACATGGTAGCAATCTTTCACTACCAACAGTACTACAGTTTGGGAAGACAAGGAAGCTATCTGAGCGAGCTGACCCTAGAAA TCGGCAACTCCTGCAAAAGCGGCAGTTCTTCCATTCGCACAGGGCACAG CCCATGGAATTGGATCAAGTGTTCTCAGACCGTGATAGTGAAGATGAAGTTGACAATGATATTGCTGACTTTGAGGATAGAAGA ATGCTTGATGATTTTGTTGATGTTACGAAAGATGAGAAGCTTATTATGCATATGTGGAATTCATTTGTTCGAAAACAAAG GGCGCTAGCTGATGGTCATGTACCTTGGGCCTGCGAGGCATTCTCCCAATTTCATGGACGGCGACTTGTGCAGAACCCTGCTCTACTGTG GGGCTGGCGTTTCTTCATGATCaaactctag
- the LOC120643458 gene encoding F-box/FBD/LRR-repeat protein At1g13570-like isoform X1, with amino-acid sequence MGMLSLNHLMLKQKRWSRRRTQALTLKQKRWSRRRTQPRNGSTITLVPQKDLLCQEGGERSTYLGPNLPEDIWCRILSLMSLQDAAQSASISHTFLRSWRCYPYLNFTKETLKQNASGKDYIARRLIMTVNQILTNHSGIGVKTLRLSFPYYCEVDACQLNRWLQIAITPGIEEVTLFLPPNYKKKYSFPCSLLFGGCGNSIKYIRLTECAFHPPVGFVCLRSLTKLHLYQVRITGDELGSLVSNCFALEKLELKCCDRLIFLKIPLWLERLSFLVVSECYKLQVIESKAPNLFTFRFFGGPVRLSLGESSHVKNLDIQLAYRPNSLLYAITELPSAAPNLETLTVTSVNEIVNTPMAADKFLNLKYLRIHLTGFSKAFCPDYDYLSLVSFLDASPTLETFILSVKQNDMKHDSVFGNALHVGSIPAHKHSRLRKVQIIGFCSAKSMVELTCHILENATSLESLTLDTIFDQFDQGTVVEHGDCRRRCVQKYSGCGLISREMILEAHEALRVVSIYIIGRVPPAVQLNVRGPCSQCHKVP; translated from the exons ATGGGGATGCTGTCGCTAAATCACCTCATGCTCAAGCAGAAGCGGTGGAGCCGCCGGCGAACCCAAGCTCTCACGCTCAAGCAGAAGCGGTGGAGCCGCCGGCGAACCCAACCTCGCA ATGGATCTACTATTACTCTAGTACCACAGAAGGACTTGCTCTGCCAAGAAGGTGGTGAAAGATCCACATATTTGGGGCCAAACCTTCCTGAG GATATCTGGTGCCGTATACTTTCCCTAATGTCACTACAAGATGCTGCTCAATCTGCCAGCATATCTCACACATTTTTACGTTCTTGGAGATGCTACCCCTATCTAAATTTCACTAAGGAAACACTGAAACAAAATGCAAGTGGAAAGGATTATATAGCAAGGCGTTTAATCATGACAGTTAACCAAATTCTTACAAATCACTCAGGCATCGGCGTGAAGACACTTAGGCTTTCTTTCCCTTATTATTGTGAAGTTGATGCTTGTCAACTTAATCGTTGGCTTCAGATTGCTATCACACCTGGGATTGAAGAAGTCACACTTTTTCTGCCTCCAAATTACAAGAAAAAATACAGCTTCCCGTGCTCGCTTTTATTTGGTGGGTGTGGAAACTCAATTAAATACATCCGCCTCACCGAGTGTGCCTTCCATCCCCCAGTTGGATTTGTTTGCTTGAGAAGCTTGACAAAGCTGCATTTGTATCAAGTGCGTATTACAGGTGATGAGTTAGGGTCTCTTGTTTCCAATTGTTTTGCTTTGGAGAAGTTGGAACTCAAATGTTGCGATCGGCTAATCTTCCTGAAAATACCATTGTGGCTAGAGCGGCTCAGCTTCCTTGTGGTGTCTGAGTGCTACAAGCTACAAGTTATAGAGAGCAAAGCTCCAAACCTCTTCACTTTTAGATTTTTTGGTGGCCCAGTACGCCTCTCGCTTGGAGAATCTTCACATGTGAAGAATCTAGATATTCAACTTGCTTATAGGCCTAACTCTCTTCTTTATGCTATTACCGAGCTTCCTTCTGCTGCGCCAAATCTTGAAACTCTTACAGTAACTTCGGTTAATGAG ATCGTTAATACACCTATGGCAGCTGACAAGTTTCTCAATCTGAAGTACTTAAGGATTCATCTTACTGGTTTTTCTAAGGCTTTTTGCCCAGACTATGACTATCTGTCTTTGGTTTCGTTTCTGGATGCTTCACCTACCTTGGAGACTTTCATCCTGAGT GTAAAGCAGAATGACATGAAGCATGATTCAGTTTTTGGGAATGCCTTGCATGTGGGGTCGATTCCTGCACACAAGCATAGCAGGCTTAGGAAGGTGCAGATCATTGGCTTCTGCTCTGCAAAGAGCATGGTTGAGCTCACTTGTCATATTCTCGAGAATGCAACATCCCTTGAAAGCCTTACATTGGACACCATATTTGATCAGTTTGATCAGGGTACAGTGGTTGAGCATGGCGATTGTAGGAGGCGTTGTGTCCAAAAATACAGTGGATGCGGTCTGATTTCAAGGGAGATGATATTGGAAGCACATGAAGCTCTCAGGGTTGTCAGTATATACATCATAGGAAGAGTACCCCCTGCAGTTCAGTTAAATGTTAGGGGGCCTTGCAGCCAGTGTCATAAGGTACCGTAG
- the LOC120643458 gene encoding F-box/FBD/LRR-repeat protein At1g13570-like isoform X2 has protein sequence MGMLSLNHLMLKQKRWSRRRTQALNGSTITLVPQKDLLCQEGGERSTYLGPNLPEDIWCRILSLMSLQDAAQSASISHTFLRSWRCYPYLNFTKETLKQNASGKDYIARRLIMTVNQILTNHSGIGVKTLRLSFPYYCEVDACQLNRWLQIAITPGIEEVTLFLPPNYKKKYSFPCSLLFGGCGNSIKYIRLTECAFHPPVGFVCLRSLTKLHLYQVRITGDELGSLVSNCFALEKLELKCCDRLIFLKIPLWLERLSFLVVSECYKLQVIESKAPNLFTFRFFGGPVRLSLGESSHVKNLDIQLAYRPNSLLYAITELPSAAPNLETLTVTSVNEIVNTPMAADKFLNLKYLRIHLTGFSKAFCPDYDYLSLVSFLDASPTLETFILSVKQNDMKHDSVFGNALHVGSIPAHKHSRLRKVQIIGFCSAKSMVELTCHILENATSLESLTLDTIFDQFDQGTVVEHGDCRRRCVQKYSGCGLISREMILEAHEALRVVSIYIIGRVPPAVQLNVRGPCSQCHKVP, from the exons ATGGGGATGCTGTCGCTAAATCACCTCATGCTCAAGCAGAAGCGGTGGAGCCGCCGGCGAACCCAAGCTCTCA ATGGATCTACTATTACTCTAGTACCACAGAAGGACTTGCTCTGCCAAGAAGGTGGTGAAAGATCCACATATTTGGGGCCAAACCTTCCTGAG GATATCTGGTGCCGTATACTTTCCCTAATGTCACTACAAGATGCTGCTCAATCTGCCAGCATATCTCACACATTTTTACGTTCTTGGAGATGCTACCCCTATCTAAATTTCACTAAGGAAACACTGAAACAAAATGCAAGTGGAAAGGATTATATAGCAAGGCGTTTAATCATGACAGTTAACCAAATTCTTACAAATCACTCAGGCATCGGCGTGAAGACACTTAGGCTTTCTTTCCCTTATTATTGTGAAGTTGATGCTTGTCAACTTAATCGTTGGCTTCAGATTGCTATCACACCTGGGATTGAAGAAGTCACACTTTTTCTGCCTCCAAATTACAAGAAAAAATACAGCTTCCCGTGCTCGCTTTTATTTGGTGGGTGTGGAAACTCAATTAAATACATCCGCCTCACCGAGTGTGCCTTCCATCCCCCAGTTGGATTTGTTTGCTTGAGAAGCTTGACAAAGCTGCATTTGTATCAAGTGCGTATTACAGGTGATGAGTTAGGGTCTCTTGTTTCCAATTGTTTTGCTTTGGAGAAGTTGGAACTCAAATGTTGCGATCGGCTAATCTTCCTGAAAATACCATTGTGGCTAGAGCGGCTCAGCTTCCTTGTGGTGTCTGAGTGCTACAAGCTACAAGTTATAGAGAGCAAAGCTCCAAACCTCTTCACTTTTAGATTTTTTGGTGGCCCAGTACGCCTCTCGCTTGGAGAATCTTCACATGTGAAGAATCTAGATATTCAACTTGCTTATAGGCCTAACTCTCTTCTTTATGCTATTACCGAGCTTCCTTCTGCTGCGCCAAATCTTGAAACTCTTACAGTAACTTCGGTTAATGAG ATCGTTAATACACCTATGGCAGCTGACAAGTTTCTCAATCTGAAGTACTTAAGGATTCATCTTACTGGTTTTTCTAAGGCTTTTTGCCCAGACTATGACTATCTGTCTTTGGTTTCGTTTCTGGATGCTTCACCTACCTTGGAGACTTTCATCCTGAGT GTAAAGCAGAATGACATGAAGCATGATTCAGTTTTTGGGAATGCCTTGCATGTGGGGTCGATTCCTGCACACAAGCATAGCAGGCTTAGGAAGGTGCAGATCATTGGCTTCTGCTCTGCAAAGAGCATGGTTGAGCTCACTTGTCATATTCTCGAGAATGCAACATCCCTTGAAAGCCTTACATTGGACACCATATTTGATCAGTTTGATCAGGGTACAGTGGTTGAGCATGGCGATTGTAGGAGGCGTTGTGTCCAAAAATACAGTGGATGCGGTCTGATTTCAAGGGAGATGATATTGGAAGCACATGAAGCTCTCAGGGTTGTCAGTATATACATCATAGGAAGAGTACCCCCTGCAGTTCAGTTAAATGTTAGGGGGCCTTGCAGCCAGTGTCATAAGGTACCGTAG